GCCGTTTCGAGTCCATTCTTTACTCGGCCGTACTGTTAGTTCATTACGAGGCTTCTTGAGTCTGGAAATGCGGCATGGCACGTCGAGACCAGGATTTGTGGCATTCGTGGCTCCCCTGCTCCTCGTGTGGCGCCCACCTTCCCAAAAGGCCCCGGCGAAAAAAACGACCCACAGTGCCGTGTCAGCTAGGCACTGGGCGGCCGCCATCTTCCGTGTCTCCCGGAGCCGACGACATGGTTGCTTCCAGATTAAGCTTGCTCAACATTCGACCCTAGGGCTGAGGCTCGTCGGGAGCCAGCGCAAGAAGGGCCTGCAGACTCGCTCTAGCTTTGCTGTTCTGCTGCTTGTCCGTCAAGAAGTGACTGGTTGTGCCAGTACGTCATGATGCAGAACATGCCATCTGTGTGGCTTCTTCGGGGCCGCCGTACCAGTGAGAAACGGGGTGTGTCAAAGAGTCGGCCGCTGTTCGGTCTTGGGTTGTTGTCTCACCTTATTCCACACAATTCGAGGGCTCACTGCTCACACACGGGCCACTGCTCAGAAGGTTGTAGGTTAAGGTATGAACAGAGTTGGGACCGTTTCTTACTGCTGGGAGATTCGCGTAGGTGACACCGGCCTGTCCGGACCTAGATGAACCAGTGATATGTTACTACGAAGACTTGGCTTTCCTGACGTTTGATATTCGAGATGCCATCGTCTTCTTTCACGACTGGCATTGTCTGCGAGTGAACGGAAACTCGCCTTGGATAACCCTCAAATTCGTCTTACACTGCCACCACGAACCAAGTCAGAATGGCAACACTTGACAAAAAGGTTTCTGATGCCCAAGCCGTGAATCTCTCGTACGATGGAGGCTTTATTTCGGCAGCTATTCTTATTGAGATCCACCACCGCAGATAAAACGGGAACACGACATCTCTCCACAAATCCTGGCAGTCTCCGTTACGGTCCGCTCTGCTCAACCACTCCCGTCTCGTGCTGGCATCCAGATAGAGGCCTGCCCATGCAGTCTCATCGAAGTGGATGGGGGATCTCGCTGACGATGGTGGTCTAGAGCCTTTGCTGGTTTGCCCATTCGTCCATGGGTCCCCATAAACCTCCGTTTGGCCATCCATGCCGCTTTCCCCCCTTGTCGCTATCACAGCCCTCGCGTCTCGCGGCTTCAGAGCCCACCAGCAAACTAGCCGCAGCTCACTTATGCAGTGCTGGCAGTATCTGTATCCGCTGCGGTACATTGCTGCCGGCCGTCTCATGCTGGGCTAGGCTAGACGCACAGCGGCCGACGCACAGCAGGCTCTAATTGTCTGGAGCTATGAGGCCTGGCCGGCCACCGTCCGGTGGATGGAGAGGTCCTCGCTCAAACGGGGGGCGCCCTGAGACTGCGAGTTTATTTTGTGGCCGCGCGGCTTGGGATCATGGGTGGTCGTCTCTACTCCCGTTCCACTCGCATGCCCTGACTAGTGGAGAGGCCTTGCTCTTTTCTTTCGAGGTTACCATCCCGTCATAGCCGTTCTTCCGCCTGTGCATGTAGGTGGTAATGAATGATACGCGTTCTCATTTGCAGACGACAAAAGAGACATACAGAGAGCGTTGAACAGGAACGGAACCCCAGCAGCCAGCCACCGACGCGTTATTGGGACAGTGAGTGTCGAGCACAAGGGCTTACCTCTGTAAACTCAACATGAGCTGAATGTCTTTGTTTAGAAAATAGGAAAAAGTTAGCATAGAGAGTTGGCTTAGATCAATTGACACGTTCCATGGCGCCGCTCAGCGCCGCTCAGCGCAGTGCTGGCCTGGACTCTGCACTGGCCAGAGTCCTCCTACATCTGGGCTCGCCCCTAAAGGTTGTCCCCCAGGGCCGATCCCACCTGCAGCAGCGTGGAAATCGCTCGGCCAGGGCACAGTGCGAGTTGCAAAACACCGAGCTCCCTCCACAATCCCCCCCATCCACCCTCCACTCGAAGCCTCCCGTCAGGTCTCCCCCCCCATTTCTCCAGGTGCCGTGTATCCAGCGCCATCTTCCATTATTCCCGGTCTTGAGCATCATCGCGAACAAGGTGTCCCTTCAGCTTTGGGGCATATGTTCCTTTCTCTCTCGTCTCAGTGGTTGCTTTGGATCAATCAATCGACTTGCCTACTCGGACGGACTCCGCTGATCCTGACCTCTTGCTCGCCCCGTCCATTTAGAGCCCTCATCTCCCGTGTCTTTCACAGCgcttgaagccatcgtcgccTTCAACTCAATTCTGGCcgccctcccctcccccttgCTACTACGTTAGCTCACGGAGACATCCTTATCTAATATTTGACTTGCGCGTCTCCCCTTCCTCGTCGCTCCATTCTTGTCCTTCAGCCCTCGCCAGTCAATCGCTCGCTGGCGCTTGGATTTTGCTTGGCTCCGGCTCTTGGCTCGACATATCCTGTCCcttggttcttcttggcactCAACTTTTCAGGCCTTTTGTCTCAGCAttcccttccttcctctctgGCTCCTCTCATCTGCCCTCCCTCAACCTGCCACGGCCGTCCCTCACCGGCCCCGGGCGTTCGCTGTGCGGCATCTCCCTACGGCGGCTTCATCACCCGCTTCTGGCACTCTCCGTCCGTTCCCCTACCTCTCCAGGTTGGAAGACGGCACCACGGCACGGCCGTACTGTGTCGATTATACAGTGCTGATTGGCTCTGACAAGCCCCAAAAGGACCCGATCGAAAGCCCCAAAAGCCTGGCCTGGTCCTTTTGAGAGTCGAGGTCCACTCTCCACTCGCTGACTCCCTCCTCGTTCGTTCGTTCATTCGTACTCTCGCTCAGCTAGCTCAACTCAACTTGGTCGCCCGCTTTCCTGCTGCTGGTCTGGTCTGCCCGCCCCCGTCCGTCGGTCGCGAATTCTCTCCCCCATCCCAACTCCTGCTCTGCGACTGTACTTGACTGGTACTATCGTCTACTCTTGGCCGcccctcgccatcatcgcgATTCCGTCTTCGGATTCTACTGCTGCTTATTCCCCGCCTCTTCGTCTGCGGGAACCTCTCTTGGCGCCCTCTGTTTCGCGGATGGCCTAGGCCTTGAGTCTTGGGGCGATTGGGACATGGGCTGCCGCTGGCCTCGCTACCTGCGACCCTGCAACTCATCCATCCAGCAGCCCCTTCGACTGCCCGCCTCCGTCTCCATTTCTGCCGCACGCCGGCGACGACTACAACCTTCTCCTTTTTGAACACCTCATAGTATCTGATCCGTGGCGTTCGGCTTTTGTGTGGCTATCGAGCCCGACACCTGGTGAGTGAAAAGTGCTTGCGAATCCGTCTGCCCATTCTGCTCAAGTCCCACCGACACCTGAGCGTTGCACTCCTGAAGTCGCCTTTCCTGCGCCTTATTACCTCCGTCCTCGACGCCTTCGAGGCTGAACCGGCGCGATTTGCTCACGTTGGCCGAATCAATCGGTCATGGCTCATTTTGCGCCCTGCCAGGACATTCACGATCCCTTGTCTTCCGCGCCCTGCCCCCTCCCACCTCGAACTTGCTCCATTCATTAAACCATCAAATACATCGCCTTTGCTAATTCAATCAAGCCCAAGATGTCACCAGACGTcgccgatgacgatgccggcCAGTCTTCGACCCAAGACTGGCAGGATAACGATGCCCCATCGCCATCAGCCAGCATCAAGTCCGATAAcgagggtgatgaggatgcaCCCAACGCGCCATCCCAGCCCATCCAAAAGCGACGACGAGTAACGCGCGCTTGCGACGAATGCCGCCGAAAAAAGATCAAGTGCGATGGCAAACAACCTTGCACACACTGCTCCGTCTATAGTTATGGTATGAAGCCGGCTCGATTTCCTCCCTCGCCCAATACGCCCATTTTTCGATCCCCTGATCTTTACGACCGACAGCGACGCGCGAGCTAACCTTGACTCTTAGAATGTACATACGACAAACCCTCGAACAGAAGAAGGAATCCGGCACCACAGTATATCGAGGCTCTGGAAAGCCGTCTGCAACGCGCAGAGTCACTATTACACAAATTCATGCCAGATGTCGACCTGGCCGATCCCAATCTTGACCCAGCCATTCAACAAGAATTCCGCAATCGAGAAAATGCACGCGCCCAAGCCGCCAAGGCTCGACAGACCCAGCCGCCCCAGCCCGACCCGAATGACGCTCACCTCACTTCCATGATCGACTCGGTTGGCcagcttgatcttgacgaaAAGGGCAGCTGGGATTTCCACGGTATCTCTTCCGGCGCCGTCTTCTTGAAACGCATGAAGGAGCATTTTAGGGGAATGCTTGGTCCTACAGGAAAACAACCCTTCTTACCACGCGCCGAACGACCTCCAGGCCTCGAGTCACCATCTCTCTCCTCTGTCGGAACGCCTTTTTCTGCCGTACCAAGTTATCCCGAGCTACCACCTAAAGATGTTGCCAGGAAATTGTGTTACTATTCCCTCAGCTGCGCGACCTGTCTCGTTCGAATTGTTCACGTTCCCACTTTCTACGATAATATGGAAAAGATTTATGACCGGCCGCTCGACAATCTGACGAAAGAGGAAACGCAATATCTTGGACTGCTCTTTTCTGTCATGGCCCTCGGCTGCATGTACAACAATCTTGACGACAACGACCCCGGAAGCATGGCTTATCGAGAAGCGACGGAAGAAGGTCTCAAATACTACAATGCGGCACGATCCGTACTACAGGACCTCACGGATTGCCGCGATCTCATCTCATTACAAGCTCTCTTGTTCATCATTCTCTTTCTTCAAGCAACATCAAACCTCAGCAGCTGCTACTCTTTCGTCGGTATCGCACTCCGTTCATCGCTGCGAATTGGTCTGCATCGACACTTGCAGCACGAAAAAATCGACACCATCGAGCAGGAAGTCCGCAAGCGCGTTTTCTACGTGATTCGACAGATGGACATTTATGTTTCAACACTACTTGgctttcctctcctcctcaatgtcGACGATATCGACCAACCTTTCCCTACAGAGGTCGACGATGAGTACATTACATCGACTGGAATCCTGCAACCACCTCCTGgatcctcctctttcttccaGGCTTTCAACGCTCATTCAGAACTGATGGAAATTCTGTCCAAGGTCACAAAATATGTGTATCCAACCAAAGGACTGGGTCAAAGTCTCTCCAAGGATAACAAACCCGCTTCAACCTATCTGATCAGCTATGGCCGGATCAAGGAAATCGAGGCCGACCTTCACTCATGGTTCGAGAGGCTGCCTCAGCATTGGCGACCAAGCGGTGAGGGTCCGATAGAAACGGTCCGGTGAGTAGTTGATCCTTGAAGACTGTTAGACTGAAATGCTAATATGAGAAATAGCATCCGGCATCTGCTCAGATTTGCTTATGCGCATGTACAACTTGTGCTATACCGACCATTTCTACACTACGTGTCTCCTCGCCTGAGCCAAGGGAACAAGGTCGACGAACTGTCTTACGCTTGTGCAGCGGCCGCTATCAGCGTGTCTCGGAATATCGTGCACATTGGCCTGGAGATTCGGAAACAGCGTGTGCTCAGCGGACCTTATTGGTTCATGCTGTACACCGAGTTCTTTGCCGTCCTCTCACTTGTGTTTTACGCCACAGAAAATCCCGAGAAGCCTGGCTCTGGCGAGGTTCTGGCAGATGCCCGTGCCGGAAGGCAGATGATTGCGGCCCTGGCAGAAAAGAGCATGTCGGCAGAAAGAGTGACGAATGCTCTCAAGGTATGTTCTCCTTTTTCGTAACAGTCATTCTTACTAACATGACGGATATAGGTCTTGTTTGACCAACTGCCTGAGCAATTGGACGCTGGACGCGTGCGACCAGCTCCCTCCAAGAAGAGGTCGGCGCCCACTGGGCGACCATCGTCTGTGTCGTCTCACCACACCCCGATCCCTGCAAGCATGTCGTCACTCGGAACGGCCGATTTCACTCGCACCAGCCAGATCTCGACCAGCTCGTATCCAACCACACTCTCCCAGGGCACCATGGATCCCATCGCGGGCGGGAACATGCCAGGCTTCCAGGACACCGGATTCTCGGCCAACTTTGGCGACTTTATGCCGGTTGATATGCAGCGAGGCACGCCTGAATCGACCAGCAGTACGGCGACAAGCACACAGCGAAACCCTTACACGGGACAGCCGCTCAGCATCCATAACCCCGTCAACAAGCTCGACTCGCTCATGTTTCCATCTGAGGATCCTTTTGCGTACCCGAACCAGCCTATGATGGAACTCGGATTCCCCAGCAAGACAGAACAGTCTTCCAGCATGGGTGACCACAACCAGGACATGCAGCTCTTCCTGACCGGGACGTTTGATGACGTGGAGAGCCAAATCTTTGGACAACCACCACCATACATGGTGCACCAACAGGCCCAACCCATGATGGGTATGCCGGGTCAAATATACAACCCGTCAAGCGTGATGGCCATGCAGCAGGGTCAACCAATGATGCAACGCCGGCCGATGTCGCAGACGCACGCAATTCATCAGGGGCATTCGATCTCAAACCGGAGAGCACACACACAACGCCACCAAGAAAGGCAAATCCAGCAAATGTTTACGGAGCAGGGAATGCAGGCGGACTGGGGAGGTTTCTTTGGttctggaagaggaggatttCAAGGAATGTAACGGTCTCTACATTTGATACCCACTTTACGATACGGGAGGAAGGAAAGCGCGCGAGGCGTTGGCCATTGAATTTCACTTTGTTTTTATTCGGGGGGGAGAGCGATTATGATTTGAACGATGAGCGTCGGGATGATGGCAGTAGGAGGTGGATGTCTTTTATCGGAGGAGGGAGGGTAGGGGGAACCGGGCAACGCCAGCGACGCAAGGACGAAAAAAGAGGACCACATTCTTAGAGAGATGGACCGGGCACATAGACGGGGCGCGATTGGATGTATATACCTGGAAGGTCTCGGGAATGTGTAGGATGGATATACGCAGTAGACCGACATGTTGGGTTGGGAGGATAGGATAGGGGTGaagggatgagatggggtGTAGGATGAGAAAGCTGCATCTTGTCAAGGAGTGCATCTTGTCATGGATATAGATGTAATGATATTTGCCTTGAGGGCATGAAGAAGCAAAAGCTGTGTCGTTTGCGTGAAGAAAGTGTTGAGGCCAAGATAGCCACTTGCCGAGGCGCTATGGATAattggatgagatggataaCTTGATAGGACTGCGGCTATTAGCACATGCTTGAAAGGTGTCTTGGAGCATGTATGAATATGATTAGAGGCGCTCTAGATCGTCCAAGACAAGGGGTAGAGTAACTTGCTACGTAGTATGTCTTCGCGACAATGAATGACACGTGAATCTTTCGACGCCAACTCCCGTCCTCAACATTCAGATCGGGGCTGGTTGCGTCATGAGGTCGATGCATTAGTATCGGGTCGAGGCGAATGGCACCAGCCACCAAACGTTAGCAGTTGGGGCGGTTAGTGTTGGTCAGGTAGCTATGGTTGCAGGGCGTTATCGCTGAGACGCGATACGCTGAGCTAAGCCGTCGAGCACCGCAACGGGACAGGAACTGGCACCTTCTGGGAGGAGACCTAGATACGGGCTGTGCCGGTCGGAGCTTCATATTGCGTCTTTGTCCTTTCACACAAGGTTAGGTTTCTCATACCTCATACCTACTATTTCATTTACCCAGGATCGCGCTGGTCTTCTCGCATCCTCCTGTATTCATCTCGACAGCTCAACAGTCAGCGACATTGGTCATGGCAGCTCTCACAACGCCGCCCAAGCTGGTCGGCGGGGATGACCGGCGAGACGCACCGCTAGCACGTGAAAGAAACACCATCCTCTTCGAACTTGTGCCcgaggatgagtttgacgCGCTGTGAGGATCCTTGCTCGTCTCTGAGCGTTTCTGAGCTGCTGGCTAACCGCGCGGTAGATgcgtcgaggtcaagaagggtAACGAGGGCCCGAACAGTCGGAGTAGCGGTAACAAGTATCCCGGTATGCGACCAGCTCACCAATCTCATCTGTTGAGCGTCTATTCCATGCTGACCGTTGCATTGTAGCAAAACTCCATGCTCGCAAGGTCGCCGCCGAGCTCGGTGCCACTGACGGCCTCATCTATCTTCCCGGTGAACCCACTCGGCTCTACGAGGACTCGGATCAGTCGCCTCCTTTCAAACAACGCAGATAGTCAGTCGCTCATTACTCACATTGATGAGCCGTCTTCTAACAAACGTACAGCTTCTATTATCTGAGCGGTGTCGACTTTCCCGACTGCTCCGTCACTTACGAGATAGCACATGATCGCCTCACGCTCTGGATCCCCTACGTTGAGCCGCGACAGGTGCTATGGTACGGTGCCACTCCCGACGCCGCAGAGGCGATGCGCCGCTTCGATGTGGATGATGTCCGATACACGGCTCAGCTATCCAAGTTTCTCCATGGCCACCTCCGACCGGCCACGACTCTCTACGTCCTCCACCCGGACCAGGCTCCTAAGCTGGCTGACCGTCCTCGTGGCCAGACGCAGATTAACTGCTCCAAGCTGCGACCTGCCATGGACCAAGCTCGAGTGATCAAGACAGACTATGAGGTTGCGCTTATTCGCCGTGCTGCGCGCATCTCGGCGGCTGCTCATCGTGCTGTGGCCGAACGCATCCTCAGTATGCGGAACGAGCAGGATGTCGAAGCTGTTCTCCTCTCAGCCTGCACCTCCCGTGGTGCTCATGCCCAGGCATACCCCATCATTGCCGGGGCCGGTCCCAACGCCTCTACTTTGCATTACGAGGCCAACAACCAGTCTCTAGAAGGCAAGCAGGTCAttgttgtcgatgctggTTGCGAGTGGCAATGCTACGCCAGCGATATCACTCGGACACTTCCCCTCACCGGTAGCTTCACCAAAGAGGGCGCCGCTATCCATGCTATCGTCCAGCGTATGCAAGATGAGTGTATAGCGCGGATCCGCCCTGGCTGCATCTTCTATGAGCTCCATCTGCACGCCAGCGACGTGGCCATTCAGGGGCTTCGCAAGTTGGGCATCCTACGAggcaactttgacgagatccAAAAGGCTGGCACCGTCGCTGCTTTCTTCCCTCACGGCCTGGGCCATCACGTTGGCTTGGAGGTTCACGACGTTACCGGCGCCGAACGTCTCTTGATGAGAGACAACTTCCACATTGAGGGTGGAAAGCGTGAGATGGTTACGGCCACGGCCCTGGTCGCTCTGCAGCGAATGGTAGCTGCGCCGCCACCTTATAAGGGACGACAGGCTCTTCGACCCAACATGATTGTCACGGTTGAGCCTGGAATGTAAGTGTAATTATCCCTCTTGTGACTTATTTGATGCTAATCAAGTCCCTCAGTTACTTCTGCCGACCTTTCATTGAGGGATACTTCCTCAATAACTCGGCACACGCCAAGTTTATCGAT
This Fusarium keratoplasticum isolate Fu6.1 chromosome 6, whole genome shotgun sequence DNA region includes the following protein-coding sequences:
- a CDS encoding Zn(2)-C6 fungal-type domain-containing protein; protein product: MSPDVADDDAGQSSTQDWQDNDAPSPSASIKSDNEGDEDAPNAPSQPIQKRRRVTRACDECRRKKIKCDGKQPCTHCSVYSYECTYDKPSNRRRNPAPQYIEALESRLQRAESLLHKFMPDVDLADPNLDPAIQQEFRNRENARAQAAKARQTQPPQPDPNDAHLTSMIDSVGQLDLDEKGSWDFHGISSGAVFLKRMKEHFRGMLGPTGKQPFLPRAERPPGLESPSLSSVGTPFSAVPSYPELPPKDVARKLCYYSLSCATCLVRIVHVPTFYDNMEKIYDRPLDNLTKEETQYLGLLFSVMALGCMYNNLDDNDPGSMAYREATEEGLKYYNAARSVLQDLTDCRDLISLQALLFIILFLQATSNLSSCYSFVGIALRSSLRIGLHRHLQHEKIDTIEQEVRKRVFYVIRQMDIYVSTLLGFPLLLNVDDIDQPFPTEVDDEYITSTGILQPPPGSSSFFQAFNAHSELMEILSKVTKYVYPTKGLGQSLSKDNKPASTYLISYGRIKEIEADLHSWFERLPQHWRPSGEGPIETVRIRHLLRFAYAHVQLVLYRPFLHYVSPRLSQGNKVDELSYACAAAAISVSRNIVHIGLEIRKQRVLSGPYWFMLYTEFFAVLSLVFYATENPEKPGSGEVLADARAGRQMIAALAEKSMSAERVTNALKVLFDQLPEQLDAGRVRPAPSKKRSAPTGRPSSVSSHHTPIPASMSSLGTADFTRTSQISTSSYPTTLSQGTMDPIAGGNMPGFQDTGFSANFGDFMPVDMQRGTPESTSSTATSTQRNPYTGQPLSIHNPVNKLDSLMFPSEDPFAYPNQPMMELGFPSKTEQSSSMGDHNQDMQLFLTGTFDDVESQIFGQPPPYMVHQQAQPMMGMPGQIYNPSSVMAMQQGQPMMQRRPMSQTHAIHQGHSISNRRAHTQRHQERQIQQMFTEQGMQADWGGFFGSGRGGFQGM
- a CDS encoding Xaa-Pro aminopeptidase; its protein translation is MAALTTPPKLVGGDDRRDAPLARERNTILFELVPEDEFDALCVEVKKGNEGPNSRSSGNKYPAKLHARKVAAELGATDGLIYLPGEPTRLYEDSDQSPPFKQRRYFYYLSGVDFPDCSVTYEIAHDRLTLWIPYVEPRQVLWYGATPDAAEAMRRFDVDDVRYTAQLSKFLHGHLRPATTLYVLHPDQAPKLADRPRGQTQINCSKLRPAMDQARVIKTDYEVALIRRAARISAAAHRAVAERILSMRNEQDVEAVLLSACTSRGAHAQAYPIIAGAGPNASTLHYEANNQSLEGKQVIVVDAGCEWQCYASDITRTLPLTGSFTKEGAAIHAIVQRMQDECIARIRPGCIFYELHLHASDVAIQGLRKLGILRGNFDEIQKAGTVAAFFPHGLGHHVGLEVHDVTGAERLLMRDNFHIEGGKREMVTATALVALQRMVAAPPPYKGRQALRPNMIVTVEPGIYFCRPFIEGYFLNNSAHAKFIDRNILEAYYPVGGVRIEDDILVTSDGHENLSAGAPKGDELLDVINGSFEKI